The following proteins are co-located in the Paenibacillus sp. JNUCC32 genome:
- a CDS encoding LysR family transcriptional regulator: MELRQLQYTLQIAADKNFSRAAEKLHIAQPSLSQQLSKLEKELGVLLFQRNTSNVELTHAGASFVEHAQKIMDAVEQLKQEMSDISQLRKGKVVVGSMPITGSHLLPRVLPAFKKGYPDIEITLLEDSSMNLEKLTASGKADLSLLALPLAEPSLSWIPIGEEMIDLAVPPQHPLALRAASDPVRPITIDEIRNEAFVVLKKGQGFRKLTFDICREAGFEPNVVFESSNIETLQSLVATGMGITLVPRFIARAKRSEFIPVYLPLADPVPSRTLVVAYRNGRYLSKAADAFIDTFKQVMDKLVVEGVQDK; this comes from the coding sequence ATGGAATTGAGACAACTGCAATATACGCTGCAAATCGCGGCGGACAAAAACTTTTCGCGCGCCGCGGAGAAGCTTCATATCGCCCAGCCTTCCCTGAGCCAGCAGCTCTCCAAGCTGGAGAAAGAGCTCGGGGTGCTGCTGTTCCAGCGCAATACGAGCAACGTCGAGCTTACCCATGCCGGTGCCAGCTTTGTCGAGCATGCGCAGAAGATCATGGACGCCGTCGAGCAGCTGAAACAGGAGATGTCGGACATCTCTCAACTACGCAAGGGGAAAGTCGTCGTCGGCAGCATGCCGATAACCGGCTCTCATCTGCTGCCCCGAGTTTTGCCTGCTTTCAAAAAAGGATATCCGGATATCGAAATCACCCTTTTGGAGGACTCCTCCATGAATCTGGAGAAGCTGACGGCCAGCGGCAAGGCGGATCTCAGCCTGCTTGCGCTGCCCCTGGCGGAGCCGTCCCTGTCCTGGATTCCGATCGGCGAGGAAATGATCGATTTGGCGGTTCCTCCCCAGCACCCGCTTGCGCTGCGGGCGGCCTCCGATCCCGTACGCCCCATTACGATCGACGAAATCCGGAACGAAGCGTTTGTCGTGCTCAAGAAGGGTCAGGGCTTCCGGAAGCTAACCTTCGATATATGCCGGGAGGCCGGCTTCGAGCCGAACGTTGTATTCGAGAGCAGCAACATCGAGACCCTCCAGTCTCTGGTCGCTACCGGGATGGGGATCACGCTGGTTCCCCGGTTCATTGCCCGTGCGAAACGCAGCGAGTTTATTCCGGTATATCTGCCGCTCGCGGATCCGGTGCCGAGCCGCACGCTGGTCGTCGCTTACCGAAACGGCCGGTATTTGTCCAAAGCGGCGGATGCGTTCATCGACACGTTCAAGCAGGTCATGGACAAGCTTGTGGTAGAAGGCGTTCAAGATAAATAA
- the leuC gene encoding 3-isopropylmalate dehydratase large subunit, translated as MSKKTMFEKIWDNHVIHQEEGKPSILYIDLHLVHEVTSPQAFEGLRLSGRKVRRPELTFATMDHNVPTKDRFNITDPISKQQIDTLTKNCQDFGVTLYDLDTIDQGVVHVMGPELGLTHPGKTIVCGDSHTSTHGAFGALAFGIGTSEVEHVLATQCLQQAKAKTMEVRFVGRRNPGVTAKDMILGVIAKYGTDFATGYVIEYTGEAIRELSMEERMTVCNMSIEGGARAGMIAPDETTFEYLRGRQYVPQGEAFDAAVAAWKELVTDEGAEFDVVVEFDVETLIPQVTWGTSPGMGTDISSTVPNPADFKTENERKAAEKALEYMALVPGTPMSEIPIDYVFIGSCTNGRIEDLRAAAAVAKGHKVSSNVTAIVVPGSGRVKIQAEKEGLDKIFVEAGFEWREAGCSMCLAMNPDVLKPGQRCASTSNRNFEGRQGRGGRTHLVSPAMAAAAAVKGRFVDVRDWNFAAEEVVS; from the coding sequence ATGAGTAAGAAGACAATGTTCGAAAAAATTTGGGATAACCACGTGATTCATCAGGAAGAAGGCAAGCCGAGTATTTTGTATATCGACCTGCATTTGGTCCACGAGGTGACTTCCCCTCAGGCATTCGAAGGTCTGCGTCTCAGCGGCCGCAAAGTTCGCCGCCCGGAACTTACCTTCGCCACGATGGATCACAACGTACCAACGAAAGACCGTTTTAACATCACGGATCCGATTTCGAAGCAGCAAATCGACACCCTGACCAAGAACTGTCAGGATTTTGGCGTTACCCTGTATGATCTGGACACGATTGACCAAGGCGTAGTGCACGTTATGGGCCCTGAACTTGGCTTGACGCATCCCGGCAAAACGATTGTGTGCGGCGACAGCCACACATCCACTCACGGCGCATTCGGTGCGCTGGCGTTCGGTATCGGTACGAGCGAGGTTGAGCACGTCCTGGCAACCCAATGTTTGCAGCAGGCTAAAGCGAAAACCATGGAAGTTCGTTTTGTTGGCCGCCGCAATCCGGGCGTAACGGCGAAGGACATGATCCTTGGCGTCATTGCGAAGTACGGAACCGATTTTGCAACAGGCTATGTCATCGAATATACGGGCGAAGCCATCCGCGAGTTGTCGATGGAAGAGCGTATGACGGTGTGCAACATGTCCATTGAAGGCGGAGCCAGAGCGGGCATGATCGCTCCGGATGAAACGACGTTTGAATATTTGCGCGGACGTCAATATGTTCCGCAGGGCGAAGCTTTTGATGCCGCTGTAGCAGCTTGGAAAGAGCTTGTGACAGACGAAGGCGCCGAGTTCGACGTGGTGGTTGAATTCGACGTGGAAACGCTGATCCCTCAAGTAACCTGGGGAACGAGCCCGGGAATGGGTACCGACATTTCCTCGACGGTTCCTAACCCTGCAGACTTCAAGACCGAGAACGAGCGCAAGGCAGCGGAGAAGGCGCTGGAATACATGGCGCTTGTGCCAGGGACTCCGATGTCCGAGATTCCGATCGACTATGTCTTCATCGGTTCTTGCACGAATGGACGCATCGAGGATTTGCGGGCAGCAGCAGCTGTAGCGAAGGGACATAAAGTGTCCAGCAATGTGACCGCCATCGTCGTTCCGGGATCGGGCCGAGTGAAGATTCAGGCCGAAAAAGAAGGGCTCGACAAAATTTTCGTCGAGGCAGGTTTCGAATGGCGCGAAGCAGGCTGCAGTATGTGCCTTGCGATGAATCCGGATGTACTGAAGCCTGGACAGCGCTGCGCTTCCACATCCAACCGGAACTTCGAAGGTCGCCAGGGCCGCGGGGGCAGAACGCATCTCGTATCGCCGGCAATGGCAGCGGCAGCTGCGGTTAAAGGACGCTTCGTGGATGTACGTGATTGGAACTTTGCAGCCGAAGAAGTTGTGAGCTAA
- a CDS encoding GerMN domain-containing protein: protein MNKKYWMTGLLALLLAFSAGCGQKPTAAPAETGPDTEAGQVQTPQDEPGDDKAADDQKQGEAEATTVNASEGTSTPPEKTSAGSTGTPVDTKDVNAAEDQAKKANIKLYYTDPEIMDLKEASKEITYSGEEDKYKKAFEGLQKSGDAELNPLWSDKITLKSLKFDNGALTLDITKPAEANLGAGGEMFAIDALQKTFFQFDEVKSLELLVDGNQIESLMGHVELEHPMTRK from the coding sequence ATGAACAAAAAATATTGGATGACCGGATTGCTGGCGCTTCTGCTTGCATTTAGTGCCGGCTGCGGACAGAAGCCGACTGCGGCCCCCGCCGAGACGGGCCCGGATACTGAAGCTGGACAAGTACAGACGCCGCAGGACGAACCGGGCGATGACAAGGCGGCGGATGATCAGAAGCAGGGCGAAGCCGAAGCAACTACCGTGAACGCGAGCGAAGGAACAAGCACGCCGCCGGAGAAAACATCCGCTGGAAGTACGGGTACGCCAGTCGATACGAAGGACGTGAACGCTGCGGAGGATCAAGCGAAGAAAGCGAATATTAAACTCTATTATACGGACCCGGAGATCATGGATTTGAAAGAAGCCAGCAAAGAGATCACGTACTCGGGCGAAGAGGATAAATATAAGAAAGCTTTTGAAGGTCTTCAAAAGAGCGGAGATGCAGAATTGAATCCATTATGGTCGGATAAAATCACGCTGAAATCACTTAAGTTCGACAACGGAGCATTGACGCTGGATATCACCAAGCCGGCAGAGGCGAATCTTGGAGCTGGAGGGGAAATGTTTGCGATTGATGCCTTGCAAAAAACGTTCTTCCAGTTCGATGAAGTGAAGTCCTTGGAATTGCTTGTAGACGGTAATCAGATTGAGAGTTTAATGGGGCATGTTGAGCTGGAGCATCCTATGACTCGAAAATAG
- a CDS encoding N-acetylmuramoyl-L-alanine amidase family protein has protein sequence MKKLGFVMVLIVFLLAFPKSGEASSSSATIFLDGEPLNLSSGVQVANMKGNVMIPIRVVSENLGFKVGWEKASQTVTVENSEKTVRMVVGSQQAELNGAQVDLNLAPVLNGPTTLVPLRFVSEQMGLDVKWDNQSKAVYLSSAALPTTGAEIDPGEGTNPGSQTPPPAESGNKGSLTGLSFSDNRLMIATEGAVTPKVFSMTGPDRIVIDLPDTVYSASFLSGHAVNAQNGGSMEAADYSDVTNIRYAVFSDNPPTVRIVLDLTGPKDFAVTQESGIIIVDLNAEGEILVPPVPPVTGNGKKTVVIDPGHGGIKPGSISLTGKTEKSFNLDISLKVEALLKKEKNINVVMTRSDDSHLELSDRVKIANNLKADIFVSIHGNSNASSSPSGTETYYTRDSSKSLADVIHKHLAKATGLKDRGVKYGSLHVTRETTMPAVLLEIGFLSNKGDEAQLFKDDFQNRVAQGIVEGIKEYLKVQ, from the coding sequence ATGAAGAAGTTAGGGTTTGTAATGGTGTTGATAGTCTTCTTGCTGGCGTTTCCGAAGAGCGGCGAGGCCAGTTCTTCAAGTGCGACCATATTTCTTGACGGGGAACCATTGAATTTGTCTTCGGGCGTCCAGGTCGCCAACATGAAGGGCAATGTGATGATTCCGATACGCGTGGTATCCGAGAATCTCGGTTTCAAGGTGGGCTGGGAGAAGGCCAGCCAAACCGTAACCGTTGAAAACAGCGAGAAGACGGTCCGCATGGTGGTCGGCAGCCAGCAGGCCGAGCTGAACGGGGCCCAGGTCGATCTGAATTTGGCGCCTGTCTTGAATGGACCGACCACGCTTGTGCCCCTCCGTTTTGTAAGCGAGCAGATGGGGCTTGACGTGAAATGGGACAACCAATCGAAGGCGGTGTACCTTTCAAGCGCCGCGCTGCCTACAACCGGAGCCGAGATTGATCCAGGTGAAGGAACCAATCCGGGCAGTCAGACGCCTCCGCCTGCGGAATCTGGAAATAAGGGTTCATTGACGGGGCTCAGCTTTAGCGATAACCGTCTCATGATTGCAACGGAAGGCGCTGTGACGCCGAAAGTGTTCAGCATGACGGGGCCTGACCGGATTGTTATCGATCTTCCGGACACCGTCTACTCTGCTTCATTCCTAAGCGGACATGCCGTGAACGCGCAGAACGGCGGCAGTATGGAAGCTGCGGATTATTCCGACGTTACGAATATTCGATATGCCGTGTTCAGCGACAACCCGCCAACCGTGCGTATCGTATTGGATTTGACTGGACCTAAGGATTTTGCGGTGACCCAGGAATCGGGCATCATCATCGTTGATCTGAACGCAGAGGGCGAAATTCTCGTACCGCCGGTGCCGCCGGTTACCGGGAATGGCAAGAAAACGGTTGTCATTGATCCCGGTCACGGTGGTATCAAGCCGGGGTCGATCAGCCTTACGGGAAAAACGGAGAAATCATTTAATTTGGATATTTCCCTTAAGGTTGAAGCACTGCTCAAAAAAGAAAAGAATATCAATGTAGTGATGACTCGCAGCGACGATTCACATCTTGAGCTCAGCGATCGCGTGAAAATCGCAAATAATTTAAAAGCAGATATTTTCGTGTCTATTCATGGAAACAGCAACGCGTCCAGCAGTCCCAGCGGTACGGAAACGTATTATACGAGAGATTCCAGCAAGTCATTGGCGGATGTGATCCATAAACATCTTGCAAAAGCGACAGGTCTCAAAGATCGTGGAGTTAAATACGGTAGCCTTCATGTTACGAGGGAAACGACGATGCCGGCTGTCCTGCTCGAGATTGGCTTTTTGAGCAACAAGGGTGACGAAGCCCAGTTGTTTAAAGACGATTTCCAAAATCGTGTTGCACAAGGTATTGTAGAGGGTATTAAAGAATATCTTAAAGTACAATAA
- the leuD gene encoding 3-isopropylmalate dehydratase small subunit, protein MQAFTKLNGIVAPVDRVNVDTDAIIPKQFLKRIERTGFGQFLFYEWRFDEEGGNIDSFSLNQPRYQGSTILISRANFGCGSSREHAPWAILDYGFRVVIAPSFADIFYNNCFKNGILPIKLSEEQVEELFQRTESNEGYKLNVDLENKTITDDQGLHIDFDLDEHRRQFLLQGLDDIGLTLQHESAIDAYEKKHGERLFA, encoded by the coding sequence ATGCAAGCATTTACGAAATTAAACGGTATTGTCGCACCTGTCGACCGGGTGAATGTAGATACGGACGCAATTATTCCTAAACAGTTTTTGAAACGGATTGAACGCACGGGATTTGGACAGTTTCTGTTTTACGAGTGGCGGTTTGATGAAGAGGGAGGCAACATCGACAGCTTCTCGCTGAACCAGCCTCGCTACCAGGGTTCGACCATCCTGATCTCGCGTGCCAACTTTGGCTGCGGATCTTCCCGCGAGCATGCGCCTTGGGCGATTCTCGACTACGGGTTCCGCGTGGTCATCGCTCCATCGTTTGCTGATATTTTCTACAACAACTGCTTCAAGAACGGAATTCTGCCGATCAAATTGTCGGAGGAGCAGGTCGAAGAGCTGTTCCAGCGGACGGAATCGAACGAAGGCTATAAACTGAACGTGGATCTGGAGAACAAAACGATTACCGATGATCAGGGATTGCACATCGACTTTGACCTCGACGAGCACCGCCGTCAATTCCTGCTTCAAGGATTGGACGATATCGGTTTGACGCTGCAGCATGAAAGTGCAATCGATGCTTACGAGAAAAAACATGGGGAGCGCTTGTTCGCCTAA
- a CDS encoding GerMN domain-containing protein, translating into MNKKIWAVGLLAAVMLIGAGCGQKPGAAPDDTPEQVTPAPDDQTGQSNGGTSNGSGGTSTGNGGNEATAPESKTESIKAYYTDPDLMELVEGSAEISYKEDQEKYEAAYQALRKSDKADMVPLWEKIELNSLKFENGALTLDVTVPDEANLGAGGESFAVDAIKKTFFQFDEVKSLQILVDGQQTESLMGHVDLENPMTR; encoded by the coding sequence TTGAATAAAAAAATTTGGGCAGTCGGACTTTTGGCAGCCGTTATGCTGATTGGTGCCGGTTGCGGACAGAAACCCGGAGCAGCACCGGACGATACGCCGGAGCAAGTGACACCTGCACCTGATGATCAGACAGGACAGAGCAATGGGGGAACATCGAACGGTTCGGGGGGCACGTCAACAGGGAACGGCGGCAATGAAGCGACAGCGCCGGAATCCAAAACGGAGAGCATTAAAGCTTACTATACGGACCCGGATTTGATGGAGCTGGTTGAAGGCTCGGCAGAGATCTCGTATAAGGAAGATCAGGAAAAATACGAAGCCGCATATCAAGCATTGCGAAAGAGCGATAAGGCCGACATGGTTCCCCTATGGGAGAAAATCGAGCTGAATTCGTTGAAATTCGAGAACGGCGCTCTGACGCTCGACGTGACGGTCCCTGACGAAGCCAACTTGGGTGCAGGCGGCGAGTCGTTTGCCGTCGATGCCATCAAGAAAACGTTCTTCCAGTTTGACGAAGTAAAATCACTTCAAATTCTGGTCGATGGTCAGCAGACCGAATCGTTGATGGGGCATGTCGATTTAGAAAATCCAATGACTCGGTAA
- a CDS encoding N-acetylmuramoyl-L-alanine amidase family protein, translated as MKKFGFLMFLVVIMIAFPKMADASSYSARIYLDGQQINLSSGVKVENNNGTVMVPIRVISENLGFNVNWNKAAKTVTVEDAWQKVTMVIGSQYADINGQRVLMTKAPVLRGGTTLVPIRFVSEQMGLQVRWDNTQKAVYLTSSYDGSNPGEEPGVATSTVDGLSFSENRLMVAVTGNAKPKVSKLSSPDRIVIDMANTNFSETFSSNADFDDVTKSGQMTVSGYPDVKAVRYSLYNSNPMTVRIVIDLNYAKNYTVSGLENGSGLFIVDLNTTSNPAPEPGTGGKKLVVIDAGHGDHDPGAIGVTKKREKDFNLAMALKVEKLLAKEKNIEVVLTRSNDTFLELKDRAKIANDLKADVFISIHANSGPSTASGTETYYYNESDKALANALHKEIVKAMGLKDRGVRYGNFHVIRETKMPGALLEVGFLSNKTDESKLFDPATQDRVAEAIVRGIKNYLKVD; from the coding sequence ATGAAGAAGTTCGGTTTTTTAATGTTTCTCGTTGTCATCATGATTGCGTTTCCTAAAATGGCGGATGCGAGTTCGTACAGCGCAAGGATTTACCTGGATGGTCAACAAATCAATCTGTCATCTGGCGTGAAGGTGGAGAACAACAACGGTACCGTCATGGTCCCGATCCGCGTCATTTCCGAAAATCTCGGTTTTAACGTGAATTGGAACAAGGCAGCGAAGACGGTAACGGTTGAAGACGCCTGGCAAAAAGTGACGATGGTGATTGGAAGTCAGTATGCCGACATAAACGGTCAGCGTGTTCTAATGACGAAGGCGCCTGTTCTTCGAGGCGGAACGACCCTCGTTCCGATTCGCTTTGTAAGTGAGCAAATGGGCCTTCAAGTAAGATGGGATAACACGCAGAAGGCAGTCTATCTTACCTCGTCTTACGATGGCAGTAACCCTGGCGAAGAACCCGGCGTCGCTACGTCGACCGTGGACGGCCTCAGCTTCAGCGAAAACAGGCTGATGGTCGCCGTTACGGGCAATGCGAAGCCAAAGGTATCGAAGCTCAGCAGTCCGGACCGTATCGTCATTGATATGGCGAACACGAATTTCTCCGAGACGTTCAGCAGCAACGCCGATTTCGATGACGTGACGAAGAGCGGCCAGATGACGGTGTCGGGTTACCCGGACGTCAAAGCCGTCCGTTACTCCCTGTATAACAGCAACCCGATGACCGTGCGGATCGTCATTGATCTGAACTATGCCAAGAACTACACCGTATCAGGCCTTGAGAACGGATCGGGCCTGTTCATTGTGGATCTCAACACGACCTCTAACCCTGCGCCGGAACCCGGTACGGGCGGAAAGAAACTCGTGGTCATTGATGCGGGTCATGGAGATCATGATCCGGGAGCGATCGGGGTAACGAAGAAGAGGGAGAAGGATTTCAACCTCGCGATGGCGCTGAAAGTTGAGAAGTTGTTGGCCAAAGAAAAAAATATCGAAGTCGTTTTGACTCGCAGTAACGATACTTTCCTCGAGCTGAAGGATCGCGCGAAGATTGCGAATGATCTGAAGGCTGATGTTTTCATATCGATACATGCTAATAGCGGCCCATCCACTGCAAGCGGAACCGAAACGTATTATTACAATGAATCTGACAAAGCGCTGGCGAATGCCCTTCATAAAGAAATCGTGAAGGCCATGGGTTTAAAAGACCGCGGAGTGAGATACGGCAACTTCCATGTTATTCGCGAGACCAAGATGCCTGGCGCCCTGCTGGAAGTCGGGTTCCTGAGCAACAAGACCGATGAGAGCAAGCTGTTTGATCCGGCAACGCAGGATCGGGTAGCCGAGGCAATTGTCAGAGGCATCAAAAATTATTTGAAGGTTGATTAA